Within the Carassius auratus strain Wakin chromosome 18, ASM336829v1, whole genome shotgun sequence genome, the region GTTTTTATATAAAGTTATTCTCAGCTCTTCACCTTTTACCACAGAGCCTTATCAGTGCACACAGCCTCATGCAGAAAAACGTGTTGGCCTAGAACTGTAGTGTTTAAACTGATCTCTCTGCTGCAGGCTGTAAGCAGATTTACAATGCCGGAGTCATCTGTAATCTGCTATTGCACCAGCACTGCATGTAGTCTGATAAAACCTCTTTTGCATACATACTTGTGCAGGTACAAGTCTTCACAATCAATTCTTTCAACCAGCAGTGCAAAACTGTGACTGACAAAATCAGCATTGTGTAGAAGAAATGAATTCCCCCTGACCGTGTGATGTTCTCAGATCATGGCAAACAGGATTCTTCGTGCTCTTTTGATGCATTATGTAGATGAACTGTAACATTCACATTCACAACTCAAAGCCAAAAGATAATACAAGTTTttcatgcattcatatttttaatgcattttttttaattctaagatattattacaaaaaatattaagatatacaATAAAGATATCATGACAATTGtacaaatgcttttattttatttttttgtttgcttttgacAATTTAAACTTACTGATTTTAAATTGAGAATTcagttttatgtgcatttttattaatgcaatgtTGGCTTTTCTTAAATTTCTgggtttacatttcacaattctgatttttgtTCTAATTCAAGTTTATATATGTATGTCAGAATTGTGAACTAAAAAGCCGtaattccctttttttttattttttattttttacttctttatcacatggcagaaataagcttccatactaAACAGCTAAAGGTGAAGAGAGACCCAAGTCTTAATTAGCCAGAATACAATAGAATCACAGGTGGTGGGATCTTTTGACTTGTATCCAcccacaccctagcaaccacataacaacaccCTAGCATCGTGGAGGGAACTTACACAGAAAAGCTCACTCCCTACAATCCCTGCTGTTTTCTTCTTTATAGactgtatatgtgaccctggaccacataactggtcttaagtgtcaatttttcaaaattgagatttatgcatcatctgacaatgtttggccgagatacaactatttgaatatttgtaatctaagggtgcaaaaagATCTAAATAGTGAtaaaaatcgcctttgaagttgtccaaatgaattcttagaaatgaatattgctaatcaaaaatgatgtttttatctatttacggtaagaaatttacaaaatattgtcatggaacatgatatttcctaaatatcctaatgatttttggcataaaagaaaaatctatcatttcgatccatacaatgttttttttttggatattgctaaaaatataccccagcgactttagactggttttgtggtccaggatcacatatagCAAATAAAAGGTGAAGATTTTAGTCACCTTTAATGGACACATTACACATGTTAGCTAATCATTTCTTTATGACAAAGATAGAACTTTTATTGTAATCTCATtacagtctctttctctctccctcttgctCTCTTGTCAGTCATCAGGATTGCAGTGAGGGGTGATGGGACATGAAATTGTCCTCATAATTACAGAACACTGCTCACTCTGATCCCAGCTGCCGTTAAGAGAAATTTCAGTACAGCAGAAAATTcccagaaatcttttttttttttttttcctctgttgcCGCTGGTTATATAAATGAACAGCTTAACTCTCTCCTGCAGTGCCGGGTTAATCTACAGCAGGAGAAACCAGGCAAGCACCCACAATGCCATCTGATTATGCAGAGAGCGGGAAGAGTTTGCCGTAAATGTGGGTCAAGACGGGTGTTTCTGTAAGATTTGAAGAGCTCAATCTGTCAGCAGTACTGTGTTCTGTGCTCACTTATTAGTAGTGTGCACTTTGTAGTTGTGTTGTTTTGCTTCTTTCATCTCATATAATGGAAAACTGGATAGCTCTTTatggttcatttatttatttatttatttatttatgtatgtatttattttgttgttgtttgtttgttttccagtcTCATCAAGCtgactgatttatatatatatatatatatatatatatatatatatatatatatatatatatatatatatatatatatatatatatatatataatttatttttatttttttattgcatgagAGAATAAGTTTAGGCAGTTCACAACAAAAAAGAAATCTTTAGGGTGCTGTTAATTTATTCTTCCTTTGTGTTGTATTTTTCTGCCTCTCGTTTGCTCCTCCTCCCTGTCTGAACCCAGTGTTCTGTCTTTCCTCCCCTGCTGAAACTTTACCTTTAACCTACATGATGGAAATACTCTGGCTCTGTCTTTATCTCCCCCTTTTTACTCCTCCCTTTCAGCTGGCAGTTCCAACccccttctttctttctctgttgtctgtgGTTTCTCTTCATGCAGTTAGCACGTGGGAGGAGTTCCCTGTAagaatgtgtgtacacacacgCATATGGAAATACATACTGCAACAGCCAGCCAGTGCAGTGAAAAAACAGGCCTGACAAATACACCTCCCGCTAAACAAACCTAAAAAGCCTTGAGCTTCCCCAGGCTCTTATAAGATTGCGTTTACGTAATGCTGACAAGTTTATATGTAAACATGGCTTTAATAAACAGGAACAAACAGCATTATCTGCTGTCGGGGTATTGCCAGCACAGACTCGGTGCAGAGATCTGGCTCTTTGTTTCACAAAGTCACGCGAGATTAACTATCAGCTGTTCGCTGGAGGTGACGCTAGCACTGCATGTGGCTTTTCTCCTCCTCCTGTGCTGCGTTCGTGATTGGCAGGCGCTTGTAAAGTGCTGATTGGGCAGAAGTTTTCTGGCACCTCCTATTGACTCTAGATATGTGTTTGTGCTGGAAATTTGGACTAACAAgaggatgatgatgtcatgagTTGCTTAATGCAGGCAAACATAATGTCCCTTCCCTTGCTAGAGCTCTACATCTTAGAACCTTGgtttgtttattgttgttttatgttttttgtttaatacacATTTAATGTAGTATTTCAAAGCTGAGCTGAATTTCAATAACTGGAAAAGAGAAGTTCCTACTAAGGTTTTAGCACTGTCCACAACGCAATGTCTCTGACAACAACACTTTATCGtcattactgaataaaaaaatcattatttatgaaCTGACATGCCTCTAACTTGGGATTTTGGGGTCAAGGAAATCTAAGTTTATTATGAATATGACAATTTAGCAGTGTTCATCCACTCATCTCATAATAAAATCATTCTGACGTGACTTTAGAAAATACTTTATCTCAGTCTAACAACTCCAAAATGTAAGTACCCTTAGCAAAAGTCCTGTATGGGCTTTTCCTGTAGCTTTTGGTAAACTGTGCTTTTaatttcatgaacaaatgacaaTATAttgaagaaaatgtttatttttctgtttgtagAAGTAGGAATGTGAGTATATTAGTTCCACAAAAGTGGTTTATAGAGCAGTTCTTCGCagaatgttgttgttttcctGGTCTAATAGTCCAACAGCTATTCTGTGTCTCCACCCATTTGTTTTTCTGGATCCTAATTGGTTTGCATAGTATTATTTTTCCCACAAAGAAACCACAGTGTGTGTATTCACTTTGTGAACACCAGCTGACATGTTCTGGCTAAAAGTATCACCAGTATGGAACTGGAAAAAAGGTTCATTCATGCATGGTCAGCCAGACACCATAAGAGCCCTGCTGTGAAACGTAGTTTCCAATCCACTGACAGATTGGAGTAACGAAAGGATTCCTGAAATAGACTTGAATGCATCAGTATTGTTTTGACACAACCCTACCAAAAACGATGATTATCAATAGAATCTTTCTCTTTGCAGAGATTTATTGAGTGTACTCCACcccatgtatgtgtatgtgtatgctgTGCCTTTTCAGCCtcatgtaaaaaacaacaacatttagatCAGAACATGTAATACTCCGTCATGAGAATGATATTTAACAACTAGATTTCAGTTGCTAGAAAGTATATTCATATGTGACATAACAACCAACACATCACcaatgatttttaaatgaattaagtaAATTAGTTTAGTACTTAAATAACTAATATTTAacactcttctcacacacacatcccataggcgtaatggtttttatactgtacaaactgtatattctatggccctacacctaaccctaaccctcacaggaaactttgtgcatttttactttctcaaaaaactaattagtgttttgaaaaatggggacatggtttATGTCCTcacaagtcaccctctccttgtaatacctgtgtcatacccatgtcattatacagagttgtgtctgatatgtcacaaaaacaagagcacacacacacacaaacattttaatcacatttcCTTGGCAAAACACTTTTTGTGTGGAATGCTGTGATATGATTTCATGTCATTTCTATGGAATACTGTTTTGGTTCACAAACTATGAAAACACACACCTTTAGATGataacagagagagggagagagagggctGTGCATTCAGGGAAGGGATAATCTCTGTTGGCCCTGTTGTCCTGGGAGTCTGATGCTATGAGAACAATAGGCCCATTGGCCGACTGTAACGGACCTCAACTGCCATGTAGGCGCTTTTGTTTGCAGCTCAAAGCTATGGATAAACCTACTTTCGTGAATCTCAGTTCTATCTGGTTCTCTGAAGACATGGAATAATTACCAACACATCTAATACTGTGAACTGCTCCGTACGTGTAATAGCAAATTATGTGGACTCACCTGCACCTCAAGTTTTAATGGATGATTATGACAGCAAATGCTTTACCTATTATGAGTCCTACATTGAATTGTCAGCTGTATTTTTCACACGTATACACGATAGTGTTGGAATTCAAACAGGTTGTGTGTGTCAAACCCAGCTGTGTTTTGGAATTTCTGACTCAGAATCTGGTGTGTCACATTTAACACACATTTCTACATTCCATTTTAATCCGGACAGCTGGTTTCTTATTAAACTGTTGATCAGGTATGTTTTGCCGCTGGAAAATATGCTGGTGATTGGGTGTTTGCTTATCCCAGTTTTCACTGGTAAACAGAGCCAAGATTGTTTGCTATGCATAAACAGTGTTATCTTCTCTGGAACTGTGAAACTGGTTACGTGTTTCTGGATGTATGAAAACAGAAGTTAAATCTACTTTTGATGTTTCAGTAACCATTGGTAATAAAccacattaaatcaaaatgaaatgaagTTTTGTGGGTTTCTAGTCCATTTTCATTGGCTTTGAGGCTATTCAgaagaataaaatgaaaactcaGTCACTAACTTAAGCGATGTCTCACCTCTTTCTGTTTAAAAGCAGCAGAGGAGTTCTTTGAGTATGATGCTGAGGAGTTCCTGGTGTTCCTGACACTCCTGATCACAGAAGGACGGACTCCAGAATGTTCCGTAAAGGGACGGACAGAGGGTATTCACTGCCCACCTGCCCAGTCTGCTATGCCTGTCCTTACCAAACATGAATGCAGCGACAAAATACCACAGGTGGGTTTACACCTTTTTTTATTAACCCACAATTTGTAAGAGTAAAATTCAATGTTAACAAGCAGTAAATTATGTCCTTATGTTGTCATCTACAGCTGTGTATCTCTGACATTATCTTTTCAACTTGCTGTTCTTTATTAATGAGGACAGAAAGGGATTTCTAtttggaaacctgtttggaaacagtcacAATGTTTGCTCATGAGAGAAAATGTACGCTTCACCTTTAGGTTAATGACTCACAGGTTGTTGTGCATAATGTTTGTTATTTTGCATCTTAAAGTCACTAGTACTCTGTCAAAACCAGTTACGGGTCAGACGGTTTTACGTAGTAACAACAAAACGCTTTCCCCAATGCAGTGTCGTCAGGCAAGAAGAacaaggtcagaggtcatgttACTTTGGCGCAATCACATCCCCATCATGATAGAGGTGATGCTGCTTCCCGACTGTTGCTATAGCGATGATGGTCCGACCACAGACTGCACAGACCTAAATGATCCAGCAATAAAGCAAGATGCGCTCTTACTAGAGAGATGGACTTTACAGCCAGTGCCCAGACAGTAAGACTTGCTCTTTACAGAACTTCCAATACACATTCTTTCCCACAGGTCTAGGGAATTGTAACAAAGCTTGTGTTTGTTACAGGAGTGGAGATCGATTTGTTGAGGAGAAAACCTTGCTTTTGGCTCTGCGTTCCTACGTGTTTTTCTCGCAGCTCAGCGCGTGGCTCAGTGCCTCTCACGGACTTGTACCTAGAAACATCCTATACAGGTAACATACTCTACCCACAAACACTTTCAAGGgtatgaagaaattatgacatttATCCTTCAAAAAGCTTGCCATCTTTGTAAAGGATAAATGTTAGGCTATATTACATTTTGGTAGGATTCAATGTGTACTGTAGGAATGTTTCAGAAGAGACAGGAAGTCAGGGAAGTCAagagagaaaggaagaaagacagaaagtCATACCTTACATTAGGGTTGCACGATTAATCGAttgcgattgtcatgcgcattTTGTTAGTAAAGCGGAACGTTGCGTCACTGAGATATGCATGACAATGGCAGCTTCTGTCGAAATGCTATTTCGATTCCATtctgattaatcgtgcagccctaccttACATACATTGTTTCAATCGATTCAGTGCAACAGTTTGCATAACAATGGATTTATCAACAATCCCATTTGCTGTATTTTGCAGAATAAGTGCAGCTGACGAAGAACTGATATGGAACTTCTCACAAACACCATCTGAACATGCTTTCCCTGTCCCGAACGTGTCCCATAGTGTCGCTCTCAAAGTGCGAGTTCAGTCTTTGCCCCGCCAGCCCAAATACCCCATACTCAAATGTAGCATCCACTCAGGTATAGCTTTTCTGGGCAAGAGAAACTTGGAGCGTGGAGAAAGTAGGAACCAACCTGTAGAGAATCGCAGTTCCCTCCGTCTGCCAGGATCGCCACTCTTCTCCAGGCCTCTACGCCCTTCTCCACCTCCTCAAAGCCCTCTTAACACCCGTAAATACCTCCCTCGCCCTGAATCCCCTCTCCCACCAGGCAAAGCCATCAAGTGGCTTTACTCTCGGGTGAACGGCGGTGTGGACACCCCCCCTACAGAGGCATATACCTCATGTACTGATGGGGCAGAGAGCCCAAAGACCTCAAGAGTGGAGTCACCAATTCATGGTTTTAAATCCCTCTCCATCACTGACCCTTTAGTTACCCCCAGCCCAAGTCTCAGCTTCATCTCAGGTGAAACCAACCCCCTCATTGGCTCTCTGCTTCAGGAGAGACAGGAAGTCATTGCTCGCATTGCTCAGCGACTGAATTTATGCGACCCTACAGCTCCCCATCTCCCTGATGCTCTCTTCACTTCTCAAGAACCGCCAGGACACAAAACAACCCGGAACTCATCGCAGGATAAGGAGGGCTTGAAAAAATCCAAAGAGCCCCTCATTCCAGTCCCCCAGCCTCAAAACCACAATGGAACCAGTCCAGAAATCCCTGAGAGGAGCCGTTCTTCTCTCTTTGACACCCCCTTGAGCCCTAGAAGCAGAACGCGGCTGGACGGAGTGGACCGCGAATCAAAAACTTCGACTTGTAGGCGCCTGGTATTCAGTGATCAATCTGCTGAGGGTTCTCTGATTGCAGATGCAGTCCAGGACATCTCGAGGTTGATTCAGGAGCGACTGCAACATTCCTACAGTCTCCTGAATGGCACTTGTAAATTGAAGACCTCTCAAACCAAACAGGTTGAGACCAATCACGGAGCGCAGACAAATGGCTTTGTGTCATCAAGCAATGAGAAGTCTTCAAGTGCACCCAATGGTGAGGCAAGCACAGACCCTCGTATTTCTCAAGCAACAAAATGCTGCAGATCTCCTGACTCTCATCCCAGTAAGCGAGACTGTTCCCCTAGACCACAAAATGTGGCCGGTTTAA harbors:
- the LOC113118554 gene encoding protein FAM214A-like isoform X1, which produces MSKGRVLKSKQSSEDGRRTAGILEGITVSVTNMKPDREAAEEFFEYDAEEFLVFLTLLITEGRTPECSVKGRTEGIHCPPAQSAMPVLTKHECSDKIPQCRQARRTRSEVMLLWRNHIPIMIEVMLLPDCCYSDDGPTTDCTDLNDPAIKQDALLLERWTLQPVPRQSGDRFVEEKTLLLALRSYVFFSQLSAWLSASHGLVPRNILYRISAADEELIWNFSQTPSEHAFPVPNVSHSVALKVRVQSLPRQPKYPILKCSIHSGIAFLGKRNLERGESRNQPVENRSSLRLPGSPLFSRPLRPSPPPQSPLNTRKYLPRPESPLPPGKAIKWLYSRVNGGVDTPPTEAYTSCTDGAESPKTSRVESPIHGFKSLSITDPLVTPSPSLSFISGETNPLIGSLLQERQEVIARIAQRLNLCDPTAPHLPDALFTSQEPPGHKTTRNSSQDKEGLKKSKEPLIPVPQPQNHNGTSPEIPERSRSSLFDTPLSPRSRTRLDGVDRESKTSTCRRLVFSDQSAEGSLIADAVQDISRLIQERLQHSYSLLNGTCKLKTSQTKQVETNHGAQTNGFVSSSNEKSSSAPNGEASTDPRISQATKCCRSPDSHPSKRDCSPRPQNVAGLKLEDHSVTKSQPLTATNKQQYASRESWTSLNSNSSHASFPQENGLTRTGYLKTQEANREKGAEKDVWNGSTGPGKDENQEPWASSSSTSANLTCNTSSPAPVQSNHTRPSPLKSCSNWKKQNRHSIDGTSTKAFHPSTGLPLLSSPVPQRKSQTGYFNLDASLIHCRGVPWVANKRVLKRSQDCDESQHQILSASAPPASLSLLGNFEECVLNYRLEPSGTVEGFTAEVGASGTFCPSHMTLPVDVSFYSVSDDNAPSPYMGVINLESLGKRGYRVPPSGTIQVTLFNPNKTVVKMFVVMYDLREMPASHQTFLRQRTFSVPVKREFNGQNNKKPSQGRTLRYLVHLRFQSSKSGKIYLHRDIRLLFSRKSMEVDSGAAYELKSFTESPADPPFSPRC
- the LOC113118554 gene encoding protein FAM214A-like isoform X3, whose translation is MSKGRVLKSKQSSEDGRRTAGILEGITVSVTNMKPDRAEEFFEYDAEEFLVFLTLLITEGRTPECSVKGRTEGIHCPPAQSAMPVLTKHECSDKIPQCRQARRTRSEVMLLWRNHIPIMIEVMLLPDCCYSDDGPTTDCTDLNDPAIKQDALLLERWTLQPVPRQSGDRFVEEKTLLLALRSYVFFSQLSAWLSASHGLVPRNILYRISAADEELIWNFSQTPSEHAFPVPNVSHSVALKVRVQSLPRQPKYPILKCSIHSGIAFLGKRNLERGESRNQPVENRSSLRLPGSPLFSRPLRPSPPPQSPLNTRKYLPRPESPLPPGKAIKWLYSRVNGGVDTPPTEAYTSCTDGAESPKTSRVESPIHGFKSLSITDPLVTPSPSLSFISGETNPLIGSLLQERQEVIARIAQRLNLCDPTAPHLPDALFTSQEPPGHKTTRNSSQDKEGLKKSKEPLIPVPQPQNHNGTSPEIPERSRSSLFDTPLSPRSRTRLDGVDRESKTSTCRRLVFSDQSAEGSLIADAVQDISRLIQERLQHSYSLLNGTCKLKTSQTKQVETNHGAQTNGFVSSSNEKSSSAPNGEASTDPRISQATKCCRSPDSHPSKRDCSPRPQNVAGLKLEDHSVTKSQPLTATNKQQYASRESWTSLNSNSSHASFPQENGLTRTGYLKTQEANREKGAEKDVWNGSTGPGKDENQEPWASSSSTSANLTCNTSSPAPVQSNHTRPSPLKSCSNWKKQNRHSIDGTSTKAFHPSTGLPLLSSPVPQRKSQTGYFNLDASLIHCRGVPWVANKRVLKRSQDCDESQHQILSASAPPASLSLLGNFEECVLNYRLEPSGTVEGFTAEVGASGTFCPSHMTLPVDVSFYSVSDDNAPSPYMGVINLESLGKRGYRVPPSGTIQVTLFNPNKTVVKMFVVMYDLREMPASHQTFLRQRTFSVPVKREFNGQNNKKPSQGRTLRYLVHLRFQSSKSGKIYLHRDIRLLFSRKSMEVDSGAAYELKSFTESPADPPFSPRC
- the LOC113118554 gene encoding protein FAM214A-like isoform X2; the protein is MSKGRVLKSKQSSEDGRRTAGILEGITVSVTNMKPDRAAEEFFEYDAEEFLVFLTLLITEGRTPECSVKGRTEGIHCPPAQSAMPVLTKHECSDKIPQCRQARRTRSEVMLLWRNHIPIMIEVMLLPDCCYSDDGPTTDCTDLNDPAIKQDALLLERWTLQPVPRQSGDRFVEEKTLLLALRSYVFFSQLSAWLSASHGLVPRNILYRISAADEELIWNFSQTPSEHAFPVPNVSHSVALKVRVQSLPRQPKYPILKCSIHSGIAFLGKRNLERGESRNQPVENRSSLRLPGSPLFSRPLRPSPPPQSPLNTRKYLPRPESPLPPGKAIKWLYSRVNGGVDTPPTEAYTSCTDGAESPKTSRVESPIHGFKSLSITDPLVTPSPSLSFISGETNPLIGSLLQERQEVIARIAQRLNLCDPTAPHLPDALFTSQEPPGHKTTRNSSQDKEGLKKSKEPLIPVPQPQNHNGTSPEIPERSRSSLFDTPLSPRSRTRLDGVDRESKTSTCRRLVFSDQSAEGSLIADAVQDISRLIQERLQHSYSLLNGTCKLKTSQTKQVETNHGAQTNGFVSSSNEKSSSAPNGEASTDPRISQATKCCRSPDSHPSKRDCSPRPQNVAGLKLEDHSVTKSQPLTATNKQQYASRESWTSLNSNSSHASFPQENGLTRTGYLKTQEANREKGAEKDVWNGSTGPGKDENQEPWASSSSTSANLTCNTSSPAPVQSNHTRPSPLKSCSNWKKQNRHSIDGTSTKAFHPSTGLPLLSSPVPQRKSQTGYFNLDASLIHCRGVPWVANKRVLKRSQDCDESQHQILSASAPPASLSLLGNFEECVLNYRLEPSGTVEGFTAEVGASGTFCPSHMTLPVDVSFYSVSDDNAPSPYMGVINLESLGKRGYRVPPSGTIQVTLFNPNKTVVKMFVVMYDLREMPASHQTFLRQRTFSVPVKREFNGQNNKKPSQGRTLRYLVHLRFQSSKSGKIYLHRDIRLLFSRKSMEVDSGAAYELKSFTESPADPPFSPRC